The Streptomyces phaeolivaceus genome has a window encoding:
- a CDS encoding effector-associated constant component EACC1: MILTVAAHPSHPMTADDLRDLYRRLGEEPDIDGVRLCQEPAAPGTLGGPLTALEIIMTGSAVTAFASVLRAWIRVRAVPVKVSVRSSHGDQESEVVVEAKVTGIDTEEFRQTLSEAMDRAGLSADVRGTLGAGGDDGRWPPATGQRS; the protein is encoded by the coding sequence ATGATCCTGACCGTCGCGGCGCACCCCTCGCACCCGATGACCGCCGACGACCTGCGCGACCTGTACCGCAGGCTCGGGGAGGAGCCGGACATCGACGGCGTACGGCTGTGTCAGGAGCCGGCGGCGCCCGGCACCCTGGGCGGCCCCCTCACAGCCCTGGAGATCATCATGACCGGAAGCGCGGTCACCGCCTTCGCCTCGGTGCTGCGCGCCTGGATCCGGGTGCGCGCGGTTCCGGTGAAGGTCTCGGTGCGCAGCTCGCACGGTGATCAGGAGTCGGAGGTCGTCGTGGAGGCGAAGGTGACGGGAATCGACACCGAGGAGTTCCGGCAGACACTCAGCGAAGCCATGGACCGAGCCGGCCTGTCGGCCGACGTACGGGGCACGCTCGGGGCGGGCGGGGACGACGGCCGGTGGCCGCCGGCGACGGGGCAGCGGTCCTGA
- a CDS encoding sugar ABC transporter permease: protein MSDTSKTVKSDSAPDTGAEGQTTVAPADDPTAAPVTVVDPRLLVREEGLKGYVTEFKRKVKGGELGSLPVAIGLIVIWTIFQLQNDLFLSAENLSDISYFLSATGMLSIGLVFVLLLGEIDLSVGSVSGLASTLFAVLAVNQGMNSWLALLLAIVTGLAIGALHGWFFARVGVPAFVVTLAGFLGWNGVMLWMLGDSGTINIPSDTGPVHLLGKSSFFMDQAIIGAYILAGLAVALSLVGNVNEQRRRRAAGVPFRPTSEIGLRVGALAVVSFVAAAVLNDAAGVSNALVIFLAALVIVDFVLRRTTYGRQVFAVGGGIEAARRAGINVPMVRITVFAISGGFAAIGGMFFAGQTASATLSAGGGNVLMLAIAAAVIGGTSLFGGRGSVWSALLGMLVIQSITTGLNLLNMNTSIQYMITGAVLLGAVVIDSVSRRSQKAAGRA, encoded by the coding sequence GTGAGCGACACGTCCAAGACCGTGAAGAGCGATTCCGCGCCGGACACCGGGGCCGAGGGGCAGACCACGGTCGCCCCCGCCGACGACCCCACGGCCGCGCCGGTCACCGTCGTCGACCCGCGTCTGCTGGTCCGCGAAGAGGGTCTCAAGGGCTACGTCACCGAGTTCAAGCGCAAGGTGAAGGGCGGCGAGCTGGGCTCGCTGCCGGTGGCCATCGGGCTGATCGTCATCTGGACGATCTTCCAGCTGCAGAACGACCTCTTCCTGAGCGCCGAGAACCTCTCGGACATCAGCTACTTCCTCTCGGCCACCGGCATGCTCTCCATCGGCCTGGTGTTCGTGCTGCTGCTCGGCGAGATCGACCTGTCCGTGGGTTCGGTCAGCGGTCTGGCCTCCACCCTGTTCGCCGTGCTCGCGGTGAACCAGGGCATGAACTCCTGGTTGGCACTGCTCCTCGCGATCGTCACCGGTCTCGCCATCGGCGCCCTGCACGGCTGGTTCTTCGCCAGGGTCGGCGTACCCGCGTTCGTCGTCACCCTGGCCGGCTTCCTCGGCTGGAACGGCGTGATGCTGTGGATGCTGGGTGACAGCGGCACGATCAACATCCCGTCGGACACGGGTCCGGTCCATCTGCTCGGCAAGAGCTCCTTCTTCATGGACCAGGCCATCATCGGCGCGTACATCCTGGCCGGCCTCGCTGTGGCGCTCTCGCTCGTCGGCAACGTCAACGAGCAGCGCCGTCGTCGGGCCGCGGGTGTGCCGTTCCGGCCGACCAGCGAGATCGGCTTGCGTGTCGGCGCGCTCGCCGTCGTGTCCTTCGTCGCTGCCGCCGTGCTCAACGACGCGGCCGGTGTCTCCAACGCGCTGGTGATCTTCCTGGCGGCACTGGTGATCGTGGACTTCGTGCTGCGTCGTACCACCTACGGCCGTCAGGTGTTCGCGGTCGGCGGCGGCATCGAGGCGGCCCGCCGTGCGGGTATCAATGTGCCGATGGTCCGGATCACCGTGTTCGCCATCTCCGGTGGGTTCGCGGCGATCGGCGGCATGTTCTTCGCCGGTCAGACCGCGAGCGCGACGCTGTCCGCCGGTGGTGGCAACGTCCTGATGCTCGCGATCGCCGCAGCCGTCATCGGTGGCACCAGCCTCTTCGGCGGGCGGGGATCGGTGTGGTCCGCGCTGCTGGGCATGCTGGTCATCCAGTCGATCACGACGGGCCTCAACCTGCTGAACATGAACACCTCGATCCAGTACATGATCACGGGTGCGGTGCTGCTGGGCGCGGTCGTCATCGACTCCGTCAGCCGCCGGAGCCAGAAGGCGGCGGGCCGCGCGTAG
- a CDS encoding PIN domain-containing protein: MDDPLLVIVDAANVVGSVPDGWWRDRRGAAERLRDRLARDGVPGRDEPVELVLVVEGAAREVEPVPGVRVEAAPRSGDDRIVELVAEEARDRPCLVVTADRELRRRVGELGAEVTGPRAVRGES, encoded by the coding sequence ATGGACGACCCCCTGCTTGTGATCGTCGACGCGGCCAATGTCGTGGGCTCCGTCCCCGACGGCTGGTGGCGCGACCGCCGGGGCGCGGCGGAACGCCTGCGCGACCGGCTCGCCCGGGACGGGGTCCCCGGCCGGGACGAGCCCGTCGAACTCGTCCTGGTCGTCGAGGGCGCCGCCCGTGAAGTGGAACCGGTCCCCGGCGTACGGGTCGAGGCGGCCCCCCGCAGCGGTGACGACCGCATCGTGGAACTGGTCGCCGAGGAGGCCCGCGACCGCCCCTGCCTCGTCGTCACCGCCGACCGCGAACTACGCCGCAGAGTGGGCGAGTTGGGCGCCGAGGTGACCGGTCCCCGGGCGGTGCGCGGGGAGTCCTGA
- a CDS encoding amino acid permease, producing the protein MSSTLFRTKKVEQSILDTEEPEHALKKSLSALDLTVFGVGVIIGTGIFVLTGTVAKNNAGPAVALAFVVAGVVCALAALCYAEFASTVPVAGSAYTFSYASLGELPAWIIGWDLVLEFALGTAVVAVGWSGYIHSLLANAGWELPAALSTRDGADGFGFDILAAALVLVLTAILVVGTKLSARVTSVVVAIKVTVVLTVIIAGAFLVEGKNYDPFVPKAQAVPAGDSLQSPLIQLMFGWAPSNFGVMGIFTAASVVFFAFIGFDVVATAAEETKNPQRDMPRGIIGSLVICTTLYVAVSIVVTGMRHYSELSVTAPLADAFKATGHPWFAGFISFGAAVGLTTVCMILLLGQTRVFFAMSRDGLLPRFFSHVHPRFRTPHRPTILLGVVIAVLAGFTPLSELAELVNIGTLFAFVVVAIGVIILRRTRPDLHRAFRTPWVPFIPILSVLASLWLMLNLPTETWLRFAGWMALGFVVYFVYGRSHSRLGRHEETTVDEVGGRPPGNGAA; encoded by the coding sequence GTGAGCAGCACACTCTTCAGGACGAAGAAGGTCGAGCAGTCCATCCTCGATACCGAGGAACCAGAGCACGCGCTCAAGAAATCCTTGTCCGCGCTGGATCTGACGGTCTTCGGCGTCGGTGTCATCATCGGCACCGGCATTTTCGTCCTCACCGGCACGGTGGCCAAGAACAACGCCGGTCCCGCCGTGGCCCTCGCCTTCGTCGTGGCCGGCGTCGTCTGCGCGCTCGCCGCTCTCTGCTACGCGGAGTTCGCGTCCACGGTCCCGGTCGCCGGATCCGCGTACACCTTCAGTTACGCCTCCCTCGGGGAGCTGCCCGCCTGGATCATCGGCTGGGACCTGGTGCTGGAGTTCGCGCTGGGGACGGCGGTGGTGGCGGTCGGCTGGTCCGGCTACATCCATTCGCTGCTGGCCAACGCGGGCTGGGAACTGCCCGCGGCGCTCAGTACGAGGGACGGGGCGGACGGCTTCGGCTTCGACATCCTCGCCGCCGCGCTCGTCCTGGTGCTCACCGCCATCCTCGTGGTCGGCACCAAGCTCTCCGCGCGGGTCACCTCGGTGGTCGTCGCCATCAAGGTGACGGTCGTCCTCACCGTGATCATCGCGGGCGCCTTCCTCGTCGAGGGCAAGAACTACGACCCGTTCGTGCCGAAGGCGCAGGCGGTGCCGGCGGGGGACAGCCTGCAGTCCCCGCTGATCCAGCTGATGTTCGGCTGGGCGCCCTCCAACTTCGGTGTGATGGGCATCTTCACCGCCGCCTCCGTCGTCTTCTTCGCGTTCATCGGCTTCGACGTCGTCGCCACGGCCGCCGAGGAGACGAAGAACCCGCAGCGGGACATGCCCCGGGGCATCATCGGCTCCCTCGTCATCTGCACCACGCTGTATGTGGCGGTGTCGATCGTGGTGACCGGGATGCGGCACTACAGCGAGCTGTCGGTGACCGCGCCGCTCGCCGACGCCTTCAAGGCCACCGGGCATCCGTGGTTCGCGGGCTTCATCAGCTTCGGCGCCGCCGTCGGTCTGACGACGGTGTGCATGATCCTGCTGCTCGGCCAGACCCGGGTGTTCTTCGCGATGAGCCGCGACGGACTGCTGCCGCGCTTCTTCTCCCATGTCCACCCGCGGTTCAGGACCCCGCACCGGCCGACCATCCTGCTCGGTGTGGTCATCGCGGTCCTCGCGGGTTTCACCCCGCTGAGCGAGCTGGCCGAGCTGGTGAACATCGGCACGCTGTTCGCCTTCGTGGTCGTCGCGATCGGCGTGATCATCCTGCGCCGGACCCGCCCCGATCTGCACCGGGCGTTCCGCACCCCCTGGGTGCCGTTCATCCCGATCCTCTCGGTGCTCGCCTCGCTGTGGCTGATGCTCAACCTGCCCACCGAGACCTGGCTCCGCTTCGCCGGCTGGATGGCGCTCGGCTTCGTCGTCTACTTCGTCTACGGCCGCTCGCACAGCCGCCTCGGACGCCATGAGGAGACCACCGTGGACGAGGTCGGCGGGAGGCCGCCGGGGAACGGCGCCGCGTAG
- the dxs gene encoding 1-deoxy-D-xylulose-5-phosphate synthase: MPLLTRIRGPRDLDRLSLEELDQLAEEIRTFLVEAVSKTGGHLGPNLGVVELTIALHRVFDSPKDKVLWDTGHQSYVHKLLTGRQDFSRLKMKGGLSGYPSQAESEHDVIENSHASTVLGWADGLAKANEVLKRDDHVVAVIGDGALTGGMAWEALNNIADAKDRPLVIVVNDNERSYAPTIGGLANHLATLRTTDGYERFLARGKDLLERTPVVGRPLYETLHGAKKGLKDFIAPQGMFEDLGLKYVGPIDGHDIEALESALSRAKRFGGPVIVHCLTEKGRGYQPALQDEADRFHAVGKIHPDTGLPIASSGADWTSVFGEEMVKLGKEREDVVAITAAMLQPVGLDRFAKAFPGRVYDVGIAEQHGAVSAAGLATGGLHPVFAVYATFLNRAFDQVLMDVALHKCGVTFVLDRAGVTGTDGASHNGMWDMSILQVVPGLRLAAPRDADQVRAQLREAVEVTDAPTVVRFSKGAVGPAVPALRRVGGMDVLREPGTDTPDVLLVSVGALAPMCLEIADLLDKQGITTTVVDPRWVKPVDEHMAPLADKHRVVVTVEDNSRVGGVGSAVAQALRDAGVDIPLRDFGIPPRFLDHATRAEVLAEIGLTAPDIARQVTGLVSKIDGRYDDTAAEVESTRD; the protein is encoded by the coding sequence GTGCCGCTGCTGACCCGCATCAGGGGACCGCGCGATCTGGACCGGCTCAGCCTGGAGGAGTTGGACCAGCTGGCGGAGGAGATCCGGACCTTCCTCGTCGAGGCGGTGTCGAAGACCGGCGGTCACCTCGGCCCGAATCTCGGCGTGGTGGAGCTGACCATCGCCCTGCACCGGGTCTTCGACTCGCCCAAGGACAAGGTGCTCTGGGACACGGGCCACCAGTCCTACGTCCACAAGCTCCTCACCGGGCGTCAGGACTTCTCCAGGCTGAAGATGAAGGGCGGCCTCTCCGGCTACCCCTCGCAGGCCGAGTCCGAGCACGACGTCATCGAGAACAGCCACGCCTCCACGGTGCTCGGCTGGGCCGACGGCCTCGCCAAGGCCAACGAGGTGCTGAAACGCGACGACCACGTGGTCGCGGTCATCGGCGACGGCGCGCTCACCGGCGGTATGGCCTGGGAGGCGCTCAACAACATCGCGGACGCCAAGGACCGACCCCTGGTCATCGTCGTCAACGACAACGAGCGCTCGTACGCGCCGACCATCGGCGGCCTCGCCAACCACCTCGCCACCCTGCGGACCACCGACGGGTACGAGCGGTTCCTCGCCCGCGGCAAGGACCTCCTGGAGCGCACCCCGGTCGTCGGCCGCCCGCTCTACGAGACGCTGCACGGCGCCAAGAAGGGGCTGAAGGACTTCATCGCCCCGCAGGGCATGTTCGAGGACCTCGGCCTCAAGTACGTCGGGCCGATCGACGGACACGACATCGAGGCCCTGGAGTCCGCGCTGTCCCGCGCCAAGCGGTTCGGCGGGCCGGTCATCGTGCACTGCCTCACCGAGAAGGGCCGCGGTTACCAGCCCGCCCTCCAGGACGAGGCGGACCGCTTCCACGCCGTCGGCAAGATCCACCCGGACACCGGTCTGCCGATCGCCTCCTCCGGCGCCGACTGGACCTCCGTCTTCGGCGAGGAGATGGTCAAGCTCGGCAAGGAGCGCGAGGACGTCGTCGCCATCACGGCGGCCATGCTCCAGCCGGTCGGCCTCGACAGGTTCGCCAAGGCCTTCCCCGGCCGGGTGTACGACGTCGGCATCGCCGAGCAGCACGGCGCCGTGTCGGCGGCGGGCCTCGCCACCGGCGGACTGCACCCCGTCTTCGCCGTCTACGCCACCTTCCTCAACCGCGCCTTCGACCAGGTCCTGATGGATGTGGCCCTGCACAAGTGCGGGGTGACGTTCGTCCTGGACCGGGCCGGTGTCACCGGCACCGACGGCGCCTCGCACAACGGCATGTGGGACATGTCGATCCTCCAGGTCGTCCCGGGGCTCCGGCTGGCCGCGCCGCGCGACGCCGACCAGGTCCGCGCCCAGTTGCGCGAGGCCGTCGAGGTCACGGACGCGCCGACCGTGGTCCGCTTCTCCAAGGGCGCCGTCGGCCCCGCCGTACCCGCCCTGCGCCGCGTCGGCGGCATGGACGTACTGCGCGAGCCGGGCACCGACACCCCAGACGTGCTCCTCGTCTCGGTCGGCGCCCTCGCCCCGATGTGCCTGGAGATCGCCGACCTGCTCGACAAGCAGGGCATCACCACCACCGTCGTCGACCCGCGTTGGGTCAAGCCGGTCGACGAGCACATGGCGCCGCTCGCGGACAAGCACCGCGTGGTCGTCACCGTCGAGGACAACTCCCGTGTCGGCGGCGTCGGTTCGGCCGTCGCCCAGGCGCTGCGCGACGCCGGTGTGGACATCCCGCTGCGGGACTTCGGCATCCCGCCGCGCTTCCTGGACCACGCCACCCGCGCCGAGGTGCTGGCCGAGATCGGGCTCACCGCGCCCGACATCGCCCGCCAGGTCACCGGACTGGTCTCCAAGATCGACGGCCGGTACGACGACACCGCCGCGGAGGTGGAGTCCACGCGCGACTGA
- a CDS encoding ATP-binding cassette domain-containing protein, whose protein sequence is MVHVSATPVLALRGVSKRFGAVQALTDVDLEVHAGEVVALVGDNGAGKSTLVKTIAGVHPIDEGVIEWQGDPVRINKPHDAQGLGVATVYQDLALCDNLDVVGNLYLGRELLHRGVIDEVSMEKNSRELLSTLSIRIPSVRIPIASLSGGQRQVVAIARALIGDPKLVILDEPTAALGVEQTAQVLDLVERLRERDLAVILISHNMADVKAVADTVAVLRLGRNNGSFSVKDTSHEEIIAAITGATDNAVTRRAGRRTTEAAK, encoded by the coding sequence ATGGTTCACGTGTCCGCTACGCCCGTGCTGGCGTTGCGCGGAGTCTCCAAGCGATTCGGTGCGGTGCAGGCACTCACCGACGTCGATCTGGAGGTCCACGCCGGAGAAGTGGTCGCCCTGGTGGGCGACAACGGCGCAGGAAAGTCCACCCTGGTCAAGACGATCGCGGGTGTCCACCCCATCGATGAGGGCGTCATCGAGTGGCAGGGCGACCCGGTCCGGATCAACAAGCCGCACGACGCCCAGGGACTCGGCGTCGCGACGGTCTACCAGGACCTCGCGCTCTGCGACAACCTCGACGTCGTGGGCAACCTCTACCTCGGGCGCGAGCTGCTGCACAGGGGTGTCATCGACGAGGTGTCGATGGAGAAGAACTCCCGCGAGCTGCTGTCCACGCTCTCCATCCGGATCCCCAGCGTCCGTATCCCGATCGCGAGCCTCTCCGGAGGTCAGCGCCAGGTCGTCGCCATCGCCCGCGCCCTCATCGGCGACCCCAAGCTCGTCATCCTCGACGAGCCCACCGCCGCCCTCGGTGTCGAGCAGACCGCGCAGGTCCTCGACCTGGTCGAGCGGCTGCGCGAGCGCGACCTCGCCGTCATCCTCATCAGCCACAACATGGCCGATGTGAAGGCGGTCGCGGACACCGTCGCCGTCCTGCGGCTGGGCCGGAACAACGGTTCCTTCTCCGTGAAGGACACCAGTCACGAAGAGATCATCGCCGCGATCACGGGTGCCACGGACAACGCCGTGACCCGTCGTGCGGGGCGGCGCACCACGGAGGCGGCAAAGTGA